Proteins from one Listeria weihenstephanensis genomic window:
- a CDS encoding DivIVA domain-containing protein, protein MPLSPLDIHNKEFSRGFRGYEEDEVNEFLDQIIKDYEQLIKEKKRLEETLSSRDDRLGHFTNIEETLNKSLIVAQEAANQVIDNADKEAKLIVREAEKDADRILSDSLSKARKIAIEIEDLKRQSKVFRERLRLLVETQMDLIKSDDWKQLMEYEVDATELKSAGPIEIEENSDKQ, encoded by the coding sequence ATGCCATTATCACCGCTGGATATACATAACAAAGAGTTTAGCCGTGGTTTTAGAGGTTATGAAGAGGACGAGGTGAACGAATTCCTCGACCAAATTATTAAGGATTATGAACAACTGATTAAAGAAAAGAAACGCTTAGAGGAAACTCTATCTTCAAGAGATGACCGTTTAGGGCACTTCACAAACATTGAAGAAACGCTTAATAAATCATTGATTGTAGCACAAGAAGCTGCGAACCAAGTGATTGATAATGCGGATAAAGAAGCGAAGTTAATCGTACGTGAAGCAGAAAAAGATGCAGATCGGATATTGAGTGATTCGTTATCGAAAGCTCGCAAAATCGCGATTGAGATTGAAGATTTGAAACGCCAATCGAAAGTGTTCCGCGAACGTCTGCGCTTACTAGTAGAAACACAAATGGACCTGATTAAGAGTGATGATTGGAAGCAATTGATGGAATATGAAGTCGATGCAACCGAACTGAAATCCGCAGGCCCAATCGAAATAGAAGAAAATAGTGACAAGCAATAA
- the ileS gene encoding isoleucine--tRNA ligase: MEYKETLLMPKTEFPMRGNLPNKEPEWQAKWEEMDLYDQIQQKNADKPTFILHDGPPYANGELHMGHAMNKVIKDMIVRQKSMSGFRSPYVPGWDTHGLPIEQALANKGVKRKEMSVAEFRKLCAEYAYKQVDIQRTGFKRLGVTGEWANPYITLQPEYEAEQIKVFGAMAKKGYIYKGKKPVYWSPSSESALAEAEIEYQDKKSASIFVAFKVTDGKGVLDEGTNIVIWTTTPWTIPANMGITVNPDLEYVLVAVNGEKYVVAEALFAGLREKLEWENAEVIKTVRGSELDRVVTKHPFYDRDSLVMNGEHATAEAGTGAVHTAPGHGEDDYLIGKKYDLEILAPLDDRGVFTEEAPGFEGVFYDTANKMVTEKLEEVGALLKMEFITHSYPHDWRTKKPVIFRATAQWFASIDKFRQDLLDAIQGVTWTPSWGETRLFNMVRDRGDWVISRQRVWGVPLPIFYAENGEPIITDETIEHVSDLFREHGSDIWFEREAKDLLPAGFTHEDSPNGEFTKENDIMDVWFDSGSSHQAVLAARPYLDRPADLYMEGSDQYRGWFNSSLTTSVATNGEAPYRNVLSHGMALDGNGRKMSKSLGNTMLPGKVINQLGADIVRLWVASVDYQADVRISDDILKQVSEVYRKIRNTMRFLLGNIADFTPAENGIAYEDLREVDQYLLIQLDELVKNVRTSYDKYEFSTIYHQINNFCTVELSQFYMDFAKDVVYIEAADSKDRRAMQTVFYEAVVTLTKLLAPILPHTADEVWSHLGNPEASSIHLTEMPEVKNYPATEAITEKWDKFMQIRDVVQKALEEARTEKIIGKSMLAKVTLYVDAEAKQLFDSLEGDFAQLLIVSDFELVEGLDAAPENAVKENHVAVAITVAEGETCERCRVVKKDVGENHDHPTLCKRCADIVVENYA, from the coding sequence ATGGAATACAAAGAAACGTTATTAATGCCAAAAACAGAGTTCCCGATGCGAGGAAATTTACCGAACAAAGAACCAGAATGGCAAGCAAAATGGGAAGAGATGGACCTATACGATCAAATTCAACAAAAGAATGCAGATAAACCAACATTTATTTTGCATGATGGACCGCCGTATGCGAATGGTGAGCTACATATGGGCCATGCGATGAATAAAGTTATCAAAGACATGATTGTGCGTCAAAAATCGATGAGTGGTTTCCGTTCGCCATATGTTCCTGGTTGGGATACGCATGGTTTACCGATTGAACAAGCACTAGCAAACAAAGGCGTGAAGCGTAAAGAAATGTCTGTAGCAGAATTCCGTAAACTATGTGCGGAATATGCCTATAAACAAGTGGATATTCAACGCACTGGTTTCAAACGCTTAGGTGTAACAGGCGAGTGGGCTAACCCTTACATCACATTGCAGCCTGAGTATGAAGCGGAACAAATCAAAGTTTTTGGTGCGATGGCTAAAAAAGGCTACATCTATAAAGGTAAAAAACCAGTTTATTGGTCTCCGTCAAGTGAATCTGCTTTGGCCGAAGCTGAAATTGAATATCAAGATAAGAAATCTGCCTCGATTTTTGTGGCTTTTAAAGTTACAGATGGCAAAGGTGTGCTAGATGAGGGCACGAACATCGTTATTTGGACAACGACCCCATGGACGATTCCAGCCAACATGGGAATCACTGTGAACCCCGATCTAGAATACGTGCTTGTAGCTGTTAACGGCGAGAAATATGTTGTAGCAGAAGCACTATTTGCAGGACTTCGTGAGAAATTAGAGTGGGAGAACGCAGAAGTTATTAAAACGGTTCGTGGTTCCGAGCTTGATCGCGTGGTAACGAAACATCCATTTTACGATCGCGATTCACTTGTTATGAACGGCGAGCATGCAACAGCAGAAGCTGGTACTGGAGCGGTTCATACAGCGCCAGGACACGGGGAAGACGATTATTTGATCGGTAAAAAATATGACTTAGAAATTCTCGCTCCACTCGATGATCGCGGCGTTTTCACAGAGGAAGCACCTGGTTTTGAAGGTGTTTTCTATGATACGGCGAACAAAATGGTCACTGAAAAATTAGAAGAAGTCGGCGCATTATTAAAAATGGAATTCATCACGCATTCATATCCACATGACTGGCGTACGAAGAAGCCTGTTATTTTCCGCGCGACAGCACAATGGTTTGCGTCTATTGATAAATTCCGTCAAGACCTTCTGGATGCGATCCAAGGTGTAACTTGGACGCCATCATGGGGCGAAACACGTTTATTCAACATGGTTCGCGATCGTGGCGACTGGGTTATCTCTCGCCAACGCGTATGGGGCGTTCCACTTCCGATTTTTTATGCGGAAAATGGTGAGCCAATTATCACGGATGAAACGATTGAGCATGTTTCGGATTTATTCCGCGAGCACGGATCGGATATCTGGTTTGAGCGTGAAGCAAAAGACTTACTACCAGCAGGATTTACGCATGAAGATAGTCCAAATGGCGAATTCACGAAAGAAAATGATATTATGGATGTTTGGTTCGATTCTGGATCGAGTCACCAAGCTGTTCTTGCTGCCCGTCCTTACTTGGATCGTCCGGCAGATCTTTACATGGAAGGTTCTGACCAATATCGCGGTTGGTTTAACTCATCGCTAACGACAAGTGTTGCAACGAACGGTGAGGCACCATATCGTAATGTTTTAAGTCACGGTATGGCGCTCGACGGTAACGGTCGCAAAATGAGTAAATCACTTGGTAACACAATGCTTCCAGGTAAAGTAATCAACCAACTAGGCGCTGATATCGTTCGCTTGTGGGTTGCCTCTGTGGATTATCAAGCCGACGTTCGTATCAGTGATGATATTTTAAAACAAGTGTCAGAAGTATATCGTAAAATTCGTAACACGATGCGTTTCTTACTTGGAAATATTGCTGATTTTACACCAGCTGAGAACGGTATTGCTTATGAAGATTTGCGTGAAGTAGATCAATATTTGCTTATACAATTAGATGAGCTCGTTAAAAATGTTCGCACGAGCTACGATAAATATGAATTTTCAACGATTTATCACCAAATCAATAATTTCTGTACAGTAGAACTTAGCCAATTTTATATGGATTTCGCAAAAGATGTTGTTTATATTGAGGCGGCAGATAGCAAAGACCGTCGCGCGATGCAAACTGTCTTTTATGAAGCTGTCGTGACATTGACGAAACTATTAGCACCAATTTTACCGCATACAGCCGACGAAGTATGGTCGCATCTTGGAAATCCAGAAGCGTCGAGCATTCATTTGACAGAGATGCCAGAAGTGAAAAATTATCCTGCAACAGAAGCGATTACGGAGAAATGGGATAAATTCATGCAAATCCGTGATGTCGTTCAAAAAGCGCTAGAAGAAGCCCGTACGGAGAAAATCATCGGTAAATCGATGCTTGCAAAAGTAACGCTATATGTGGATGCAGAAGCAAAACAATTATTTGACTCACTAGAAGGTGACTTTGCACAACTACTGATCGTATCAGATTTCGAATTAGTAGAAGGCTTAGACGCTGCACCTGAAAACGCAGTAAAAGAGAACCACGTTGCCGTAGCAATCACTGTAGCAGAAGGTGAAACATGCGAACGTTGCCGCGTTGTGAAGAAAGACGTAGGCGAGAACCACGATCACCCAACATTGTGCAAACGTTGCGCGGATATTGTGGTAGAAAACTACGCATGA
- the dapF gene encoding diaminopimelate epimerase, which translates to MAHINFIKVHGSQNDFFLIDETKNSLSKWKDADRAELAVRICNRDEMLGGADGILFVSESSNKASIGRMRVFNSDGSEASMCGNGLRTVARYLLEREGLKEATVETMKATLHVSKAEEIGAGIPTYQVEISPVLFDPATLPLNWPESKLFNEQVAAFDPELRFSAVAVPNPHLITFVDQVTLDSDKQAKLSTYLNGDNPYFTDGVNVSFVKELAEDTIYVRTFERGVGFTNACGTAMSASSLMKKLLHDDKLETPVHVYNNGGRVKVTAAKDKDGALHLQLIGNATFVYYGTLAITADSINLLEQKHTDEQANYQAMVAEVQDYLQKNK; encoded by the coding sequence ATGGCGCATATTAATTTCATTAAAGTACACGGCTCGCAAAATGATTTCTTTCTTATTGATGAAACTAAAAATAGTCTTTCTAAATGGAAAGATGCGGACCGAGCGGAATTAGCTGTTCGTATTTGCAATCGTGATGAAATGCTTGGTGGAGCGGATGGAATTCTATTTGTCTCTGAAAGCTCAAATAAGGCCTCTATCGGCCGTATGCGCGTTTTTAATTCAGATGGCTCTGAAGCATCGATGTGCGGAAATGGCTTGCGTACAGTCGCTCGTTACTTGCTAGAACGCGAGGGTCTAAAGGAAGCAACCGTTGAAACGATGAAAGCGACACTTCATGTTTCTAAAGCCGAAGAAATAGGTGCTGGAATTCCAACCTATCAAGTAGAAATCTCACCAGTTCTATTCGATCCAGCAACATTGCCGTTAAATTGGCCTGAATCCAAGCTGTTTAACGAACAAGTAGCTGCCTTCGATCCAGAATTACGTTTTTCTGCTGTTGCGGTTCCTAATCCACATCTCATAACATTTGTCGATCAAGTAACGCTTGATTCAGATAAGCAAGCAAAACTTTCCACGTACTTAAATGGAGATAATCCTTATTTTACAGACGGTGTCAATGTTAGCTTTGTAAAAGAGCTGGCCGAAGATACGATTTATGTTCGCACTTTTGAACGTGGTGTGGGCTTTACAAATGCTTGTGGCACAGCGATGTCAGCCTCAAGTCTGATGAAAAAATTGCTTCATGATGATAAGCTGGAAACGCCTGTTCATGTTTATAATAACGGTGGTCGGGTAAAAGTGACTGCAGCGAAAGATAAAGATGGCGCGCTTCATTTGCAACTTATTGGTAACGCAACGTTCGTCTATTATGGCACACTTGCTATAACCGCTGATTCCATAAACTTATTGGAACAAAAACATACCGATGAACAAGCGAATTATCAAGCGATGGTTGCAGAAGTACAAGATTATCTACAAAAAAACAAGTAA
- a CDS encoding phosphatase PAP2 family protein — protein sequence MNTNKKKALPLFVIGGFSLLIFVIVALAVNSEPRWVAKFDLNWISRIQTNISISKTNLIENLTMIGSAETAIILTLIVVVILFFLRKFVVGLWFGGTVLVCAVLLNTVLKDIFARPRPNFDRLIAETGFSFPSGHATGSTVFYGLSAMFLIFTVKQMWAKIVIGVVALGWIFFIMYSRVYLGVHYPTDVFGGFLFGVASIFISLGVYFLVREPLHNLLVKWRIKDRSIIK from the coding sequence ATGAATACAAACAAAAAGAAAGCTCTCCCGTTATTCGTAATTGGTGGTTTTTCCTTATTAATTTTTGTGATTGTGGCCCTTGCGGTGAATTCAGAACCTAGATGGGTAGCAAAGTTCGATTTAAACTGGATCAGTCGTATTCAAACGAACATTTCCATATCAAAAACGAACCTAATAGAGAACTTAACGATGATTGGAAGCGCAGAAACAGCTATTATTTTAACACTTATTGTCGTTGTTATTCTCTTTTTTCTGCGTAAGTTTGTGGTTGGACTATGGTTTGGTGGTACAGTTCTTGTCTGTGCGGTTCTACTAAATACGGTCTTAAAAGACATTTTTGCTCGTCCACGTCCGAATTTTGATCGCTTAATAGCGGAAACTGGTTTTAGTTTCCCAAGTGGACACGCGACAGGTAGCACCGTTTTTTACGGCTTATCGGCAATGTTTCTTATTTTCACAGTGAAGCAAATGTGGGCTAAGATCGTGATCGGTGTTGTTGCTTTAGGATGGATTTTCTTCATTATGTATTCTCGTGTATATTTAGGTGTGCATTATCCAACCGACGTATTCGGAGGATTCCTATTCGGAGTTGCTTCCATTTTCATCTCACTCGGCGTCTATTTCCTTGTACGCGAACCACTGCATAATTTATTAGTGAAATGGCGGATTAAGGATCGTAGTATTATAAAATAA
- the cspD gene encoding cold-shock protein CspD: protein MQEGTVKWFNGEKGFGFIEVEGGDDVFVHFSAIEGDGFKTLDEGQKVEFEIVEGQRGPQADKVTKL, encoded by the coding sequence ATGCAAGAAGGTACAGTAAAATGGTTCAATGGCGAAAAAGGTTTTGGTTTTATCGAAGTTGAAGGCGGCGACGATGTATTCGTACACTTCAGCGCAATCGAAGGAGACGGTTTTAAAACACTTGACGAGGGTCAAAAAGTAGAGTTTGAAATCGTAGAAGGACAACGTGGACCTCAAGCTGATAAAGTAACAAAACTTTAA
- the budA gene encoding acetolactate decarboxylase → MHEERKNRLFQHSTMAALVAGLYQGSTSFKELLTHGDFGIGTLNNLDGELIILDGSAYQIKEDGKVYHLKPKDTTPFASITFFSADHSFDVTKLTAKAKLEAQMESYMQSPNLFYAIRITGNFRIVHTRVVRKQTRPYPLLIEAVKTQPTFDLEYRTGTIVGFWSPSYIQGLVVPGYHLHFMDDLKQVGGHVFDYTLLEGVVEIAHQTEFELELPHTTEFLNSDLNNPEITDQIDSIENKKD, encoded by the coding sequence GTGCATGAAGAAAGAAAAAATCGGCTTTTCCAACATTCCACCATGGCAGCACTCGTGGCTGGCCTATATCAAGGCTCCACTTCCTTCAAGGAACTACTGACACATGGTGATTTCGGAATTGGCACATTAAATAATCTCGATGGAGAGCTTATTATTCTAGATGGATCAGCCTACCAAATCAAAGAAGACGGCAAGGTGTATCATTTGAAACCTAAAGATACAACACCCTTCGCTTCTATCACTTTTTTCTCAGCCGATCATTCCTTTGATGTCACAAAACTGACTGCAAAAGCAAAATTAGAAGCGCAAATGGAATCCTATATGCAGAGTCCTAACCTTTTTTATGCCATCAGGATAACTGGTAACTTCCGTATCGTGCACACTCGTGTTGTTAGAAAACAAACGCGTCCCTATCCGCTCTTAATTGAGGCGGTTAAAACACAGCCTACCTTTGATTTAGAATATCGGACAGGCACGATTGTCGGTTTTTGGTCCCCTAGCTATATTCAAGGTCTTGTTGTTCCTGGTTACCACCTTCACTTTATGGATGATCTAAAACAAGTTGGCGGGCATGTATTTGACTATACACTACTCGAGGGTGTTGTTGAAATCGCGCACCAGACAGAGTTTGAGTTAGAGCTGCCGCACACAACGGAATTCCTAAATAGCGACCTTAACAATCCCGAAATAACCGATCAAATTGATTCCATTGAAAATAAAAAAGATTGA
- the ilvA gene encoding threonine ammonia-lyase, giving the protein MEMVDVDALVSKQDVLDAYDTLKSIVKHTPLEKDYYLSQKYDCNVYLKREDLQWVRSFKLRGAYYAIAQLTEEQLKNGVTCASAGNHAQGVAFTCQKLGVPATIFMPTTTPQQKVSQVKFFGGEFVEVRLTGDTFDAAAYSAKKFSAENSKTFIAPFDDADIIAGQGTVAVEMLNDLGDEKCDFIFAAIGGGGLVSGVGSYVKAVSPATTIIGVEPSGAPSMAKSLLAGKVVSLPKIDKFVDGAAVKQVGQLTYKHCEKLVDEVMEVEEGEVCSTILDMYTKQAIVAEPAGALSVAALNHFRAQIKGKNVVCIVSGGNNDINRMQEIEERSLVFEGLKHYFIVNFPQRPGALREFVNDVLGPYDDITKFEYTKKVNRNQGPVIIGVLLQDPNDYEKLLERIAVFDPSFMPINDNQMLYTLLV; this is encoded by the coding sequence ATGGAAATGGTTGATGTCGATGCTTTAGTTAGCAAACAAGACGTGCTCGACGCGTATGATACATTAAAATCTATCGTCAAGCACACGCCACTTGAAAAAGACTACTACTTATCACAAAAATATGACTGCAACGTCTACTTAAAACGCGAAGATTTACAGTGGGTTCGTTCGTTCAAACTACGCGGTGCCTATTACGCCATCGCTCAACTGACCGAAGAACAACTGAAAAACGGCGTCACATGTGCGAGCGCTGGAAATCATGCACAAGGTGTCGCTTTTACATGCCAGAAGCTCGGCGTACCAGCTACAATCTTCATGCCAACGACAACGCCGCAACAAAAAGTATCGCAAGTAAAATTCTTCGGCGGTGAGTTTGTGGAAGTCCGCTTAACTGGAGACACATTTGATGCTGCCGCTTATTCTGCTAAGAAATTTAGCGCTGAAAATAGTAAAACGTTTATCGCACCATTTGACGATGCAGATATCATCGCAGGTCAAGGTACTGTCGCAGTTGAAATGTTGAATGATTTAGGAGACGAGAAATGTGACTTTATTTTTGCAGCAATTGGCGGCGGTGGACTTGTATCAGGTGTTGGCTCTTACGTGAAAGCAGTCAGCCCCGCCACAACCATTATTGGCGTTGAGCCAAGCGGTGCGCCGTCCATGGCCAAATCACTTTTAGCTGGAAAAGTTGTTAGCCTACCTAAGATCGATAAATTTGTCGATGGTGCTGCGGTGAAACAAGTTGGGCAACTAACGTATAAACATTGCGAAAAACTGGTAGATGAAGTGATGGAAGTAGAAGAAGGCGAAGTGTGTTCTACGATTCTAGATATGTATACAAAACAAGCTATCGTTGCCGAACCCGCTGGTGCCCTATCCGTAGCCGCGCTGAATCATTTCCGAGCACAGATCAAAGGAAAAAACGTGGTTTGCATCGTAAGTGGTGGTAACAATGATATCAATCGTATGCAAGAAATTGAAGAGCGTTCGCTTGTTTTTGAAGGCTTAAAACATTATTTTATTGTCAACTTTCCACAACGTCCAGGTGCCCTTCGCGAGTTCGTAAACGATGTTCTCGGTCCATATGATGACATTACAAAATTCGAATATACAAAAAAAGTAAATCGTAATCAAGGTCCAGTCATCATCGGTGTTCTTTTACAAGACCCGAACGACTACGAAAAATTATTAGAGCGCATCGCTGTTTTTGACCCAAGTTTCATGCCGATCAACGACAATCAAATGCTTTATACCCTACTCGTTTAA
- the leuD gene encoding 3-isopropylmalate dehydratase small subunit, with amino-acid sequence MEAMVLHKGKTVALMNDNIDTDQIIPKQFLKRIERTGFGEFLFDEWRYLPDRSLNPEFPLNAPDRQEATILVTGDNFGCGSSREHAPWALLDYRFRVIIAGGYSDIFYMNCTKNGILPISLPKEVRVKLAAIPANEEIAIDLPKQQVISSVGTYDFDIDATWKEKFIKGLDDIAQTMEHESMITDYENKARAY; translated from the coding sequence ATGGAAGCAATGGTGTTGCATAAAGGAAAAACAGTAGCCCTCATGAACGATAACATTGATACCGATCAAATTATCCCGAAACAATTTCTAAAACGTATCGAACGAACAGGATTTGGTGAATTTCTCTTTGACGAATGGCGCTATCTTCCTGATCGTTCCTTGAATCCAGAGTTTCCGCTAAACGCTCCTGACCGACAAGAAGCTACCATCCTTGTCACCGGCGATAATTTTGGCTGCGGCTCTAGTCGTGAACACGCTCCTTGGGCCTTACTCGACTACCGTTTCCGCGTCATTATTGCCGGCGGATACAGTGATATTTTCTACATGAACTGCACGAAAAATGGTATTTTGCCAATTAGTTTGCCAAAAGAAGTACGCGTGAAATTGGCGGCAATTCCAGCGAACGAAGAGATTGCTATCGATTTGCCGAAACAACAAGTTATTAGCTCGGTGGGGACGTATGATTTTGACATCGATGCGACCTGGAAAGAGAAGTTCATCAAAGGCCTCGATGATATCGCCCAAACAATGGAGCATGAATCCATGATTACCGATTACGAAAACAAGGCACGCGCCTATTAA
- the leuC gene encoding 3-isopropylmalate dehydratase large subunit, with product MAKTMFDKLWDRHVIFGKEGEPQLLYIDLHLVHEVTSPQAFEGLRMEGRQVRRTDRTFATMDHNVPTEDIFNIQDVVAKKQIDALRKNCEEFGVTLADVGSERQGIVHMVGPETGLTQPGKTIVCGDSHTATHGAFGAMAFGIGSSEVEHVLATQSIWQQKPKSMGVKINGTLPKGVYAKDVILHLIATYGVAFGNGYAVEYYGEAVRKMTMEERMTICNMSIEGGAKMGMMAPDATTFAYIKGREYAPTNWEAAIADWATLPSDPDATYDRDIEIDVSELAPYVTWGTNPGMGVPVTENFPATQSIDDERAYQYMGLKPGQSASEIDLGYVFIGSCTNSRLSDLEEAAQIVKGHQVASGIRAMVVPGSRQVRLAAERIGLDQVFIDAGFEWREPGCSMCLGMNPDQVPDGVHCASTSNRNFEGRQGKGARTHLVSPAMAAAAAINGRFIDIRKGVWQNGSNGVA from the coding sequence ATGGCTAAAACAATGTTCGATAAATTGTGGGATCGTCACGTCATATTTGGAAAAGAAGGGGAACCACAACTGTTATACATTGATCTGCATTTGGTGCATGAAGTTACCTCCCCTCAAGCTTTTGAAGGATTGCGAATGGAAGGAAGACAGGTTCGCCGCACGGATCGCACGTTTGCCACGATGGATCACAACGTCCCAACCGAAGACATTTTCAACATTCAAGACGTCGTTGCAAAAAAACAAATCGATGCTTTACGTAAAAACTGCGAAGAATTCGGCGTAACGCTTGCCGATGTTGGTAGTGAGCGTCAAGGGATTGTGCATATGGTCGGACCTGAAACGGGGTTAACTCAACCTGGCAAAACAATCGTATGTGGTGACTCGCATACCGCAACACATGGCGCTTTCGGAGCGATGGCTTTTGGCATTGGCTCGAGTGAAGTAGAACATGTCCTTGCTACGCAGTCCATCTGGCAACAAAAACCAAAATCAATGGGTGTCAAAATCAACGGTACCCTTCCAAAAGGTGTTTATGCAAAAGATGTTATTCTGCATCTGATTGCAACATACGGCGTCGCGTTCGGTAACGGATACGCTGTTGAATACTACGGAGAAGCGGTTCGGAAGATGACGATGGAGGAACGCATGACGATTTGCAACATGTCGATCGAAGGCGGCGCTAAAATGGGCATGATGGCACCTGATGCCACCACATTCGCCTACATCAAAGGACGCGAATACGCACCAACAAATTGGGAAGCAGCTATCGCCGATTGGGCAACTTTACCGAGTGATCCTGATGCAACATACGATCGTGACATTGAAATTGATGTTTCTGAACTTGCGCCATACGTTACCTGGGGAACCAATCCAGGTATGGGCGTTCCAGTTACAGAAAACTTCCCAGCTACCCAAAGTATCGATGACGAGCGTGCCTATCAGTACATGGGACTAAAACCCGGCCAATCAGCTTCTGAAATCGATCTTGGCTATGTGTTCATCGGATCTTGTACCAACTCACGACTTTCTGATCTCGAAGAAGCCGCCCAAATTGTGAAAGGTCATCAAGTCGCATCTGGCATCCGCGCAATGGTCGTTCCTGGTTCCCGCCAAGTCCGCCTAGCTGCAGAACGCATAGGTCTTGATCAAGTTTTCATCGATGCCGGTTTTGAATGGCGTGAACCAGGTTGCTCGATGTGCCTTGGCATGAATCCCGACCAAGTCCCAGACGGCGTTCACTGTGCCTCCACATCGAATCGTAATTTTGAAGGACGTCAAGGAAAAGGCGCACGAACACATTTGGTCAGTCCAGCAATGGCCGCAGCAGCCGCAATTAACGGTCGCTTTATCGATATTCGCAAAGGAGTGTGGCAAAATGGAAGCAATGGTGTTGCATAA
- the leuB gene encoding 3-isopropylmalate dehydrogenase, with translation MTYSITALPGDGIGPEIMASGLEILETLAEKFQLDFKIETHPFGGAGIDALSDPLPETTLAACQKADAILLGAIGGPKWDDAPKRPEQGLLALRKALGLFANIRPIQVPNTIAHLSPLKKEIVEGTDFIVVRELTGGIYFGEPKHWDETSAVDTLTYTASEIERIAVQAFELAKTRRNKVTSVDKANVLASSKLWRQVVERVSKHYPEVTLEHLYVDAAAMILIQRPTTFDVIVTENMFGDILSDEASVITGSLGMLPSASHPESGPSLYEPIHGSAPDIAGQNIANPMSMISSVSMMLRQSFQLFEAADYLDKAAADTMEAGFLTKDLGGNTSTTDFTNEVKKRVKGGE, from the coding sequence GTGACCTATTCCATTACAGCCCTTCCTGGCGACGGGATTGGACCAGAAATCATGGCGAGCGGTCTAGAGATTCTCGAAACCCTCGCCGAGAAATTCCAACTCGATTTTAAAATTGAAACACACCCATTTGGCGGGGCTGGCATTGACGCCTTGTCCGACCCACTTCCAGAAACAACACTAGCTGCTTGTCAAAAAGCGGATGCCATTTTGCTTGGTGCTATCGGTGGCCCGAAATGGGATGATGCACCGAAACGCCCAGAACAAGGCCTACTAGCACTGCGTAAAGCACTTGGCCTATTCGCAAATATCCGCCCTATTCAAGTTCCAAACACGATTGCGCACCTCTCTCCTTTAAAAAAGGAAATTGTCGAAGGTACCGATTTTATCGTCGTCCGTGAACTCACAGGTGGTATTTATTTCGGCGAACCAAAACATTGGGATGAAACTAGCGCGGTGGATACGTTAACGTATACCGCCTCCGAAATCGAGCGAATCGCTGTTCAAGCTTTTGAACTTGCAAAAACGCGACGTAATAAGGTTACTTCGGTGGACAAAGCGAACGTACTGGCATCTAGTAAACTATGGCGCCAAGTTGTAGAACGTGTTTCCAAACACTATCCTGAGGTTACGCTGGAGCATCTATATGTAGACGCCGCAGCAATGATTCTCATTCAACGCCCTACTACTTTTGATGTGATTGTTACGGAAAATATGTTTGGCGACATTTTGAGTGATGAAGCATCTGTAATCACTGGTTCGCTGGGCATGTTACCATCCGCGAGTCATCCAGAATCCGGTCCATCGTTGTATGAACCGATTCATGGTTCCGCACCAGACATCGCCGGTCAAAACATTGCCAATCCGATGTCGATGATTTCATCTGTGTCAATGATGCTACGCCAATCTTTCCAACTTTTCGAAGCAGCAGATTATCTTGACAAAGCGGCTGCCGATACAATGGAAGCTGGATTCCTAACTAAAGATCTGGGCGGAAATACATCGACTACTGATTTTACAAATGAAGTAAAAAAACGAGTTAAAGGAGGAGAATAA